A window of Candidatus Methylomirabilota bacterium genomic DNA:
GCGGCGAGCAGCTTGGCGCGGTCGGCCTCGTAAAGCGCGACCGCCTCGCGCAGTTCGGTCAGGGCGTCGGCAAGCGTCTGCTTCTTCGCAACGTCGAGGTCGGCGTACTTCGCCACCGCCTTGGCGAGCGGTTCGAATCGCTGGCGCAGATCGGTCAGCGTGGCATCGAAAGCCGTAAGCACCGGGGGAATCGCTGCACTCTCGATGCAGACTTGGCGGAGGTAGTCCTTCACCAGTCCAAGGAACCGCTCTCGCTGACCGCGATAGAGCCAGACGATGGCGGAGAGGTTTCGCATCTGCTCGGGCGAGAAGTCGTAGATCTTGCGCGTGACCTTGCGGTAGACGTTGCGCGCGTCGAGCATCAGGACGGTGTCCGGCCCCCTCACCCTGGCCCTCTCCCTCAACGGGGGCGAGGGAAGAGAACTCTTGGCGCGATCGAAGAACCACAGCTCACAGGGAACGGTGCGAGTGTAGAAGAAGTTGGAGCGGATGGAGATCATCACGTCTACGTCGCCCGTCTCGACGATCTTGCGACGGACCTCCTTCTCGCCGTGCCCGGCGCTCGACGCCTGGGACGACATGACGAAGCCGGCGCGGCCTTTCTCGTTCAGGTAGCTCCAGAAGTAGGAGATCCAGAGGTAGTTGCCGTTGCTGACCTTCTTTTGCTTGTTTACCCCCGGCAGGCCGAAAGGCAGGCGTGGGTCGGTCTTGATGCGCTCTGCATCTACCAGGTCCACGTTGAACGGCGGATTGGCCATGACGAAGTCGCACTTGCCGGCGAGGTTGTGCTCGTCCTGGTAGTAGGTGATGGCCTCGGCGATCTTTCCTTCCAGGCCGTGGACGGCGAGGTTCATTTTAGCGATGCGGATGGTGTCGCGGTTCTTTTCCTGGCCGTAGAAGACAACCTTTTTCGCCGTATCGCCGCCCTCGTGCTCGATGAAATGGCTGGACTGGACAAACATGCCGGCGGAACCGGACGCGATGTCGATGACGATGCCGTGTCCCGGCTCGATGACGTTGACGATGGTCTGGACGATCGAGGACGGCGTGAAGAACTCGCCGTTGTCGTGCGCCTTCTGGATGGAGAACTTGGCGAGGAAGTACTCGTAGATGCGACCGAAGACATCGCCGGTGGCCTGCTTGATTTGCTCGCTGTTGAACAGGCGCATCAGGTCTTCAAGGACCTTGGTCTCGAAGATGCCGTAGTCCTTCGGCAGCACGCCCTGCAGCGGCTCGAACTCTGCCTCAATGGCGGTCATCGCCTCGGTGATGAGCTTCGGCAGATCGCTCCCGCTGACGGCTGCCTGCTGCATGATCCAGTCGTAGCGAGTGTTCTCGGGCAGGTAGAGCGCGCGGCGCGCGATGTAATCGGCGGGCAGCACCTTGCGTTTGGGCATCTTGCCGCTGGCCTGGTCGGCCTCGATCTGGCGGTGCGCCGTGTCGAAGCGATTGGCGGCGTGGCGGAGGAAGATCACGCCCAGCACTGGCATGAAGTAGTCGCTCGAAGTGAGTTTGGAGTTGGCGCGGAGGTTGTCTGCTGCCTCCCAGAGATCAGATTCGAGCTTCTCGATGTCTTTGAAGGTCTCGTTACTCATGCCGTGCTGATATTCGCGATCCTGTCAGTGACGGCAGCACCCTGGACGGCACCGTTGCCAGATCGGGTGGCCGCCACGGTGTGATGCCCGTTCCCGGGAGACCTAACGACGAGTATGCTGGTCAGTATATGTCAGAGTTATGGCAGTATAGCACGGAAACTGAACCTTGCTGCCAAGAAGCCCAGTATGTGCTATGATGGCGCTCGTGATGACGAAGCACGTTATCATCGGAACGGCTGGCCACATCGATCATGGCAAGACCGCGCTCGTCAAGGCCCTGACCGGCATCGACACCGACCGGTTGAAGGAGGAGAAGGAGCGGGGGATCTCCATCGAGCTGGGTTTTGCCAACCTGGCTTTGTCCGATGACCTCCAGCTCGGGATCGTAGACGTCCCGGGACATGAACGGTTCGTCAAGACGATGCTCGCCGGCGTCGGCGGGATCGATCTGGTGGTGCTGGTCATCGGCGCCGACGAGGGGGTGATGCCGCAGACGCGGGAGCACCTCCATATCTGCGAACTACTTCAGGTCAAGCGGGGCGTGGTGGCGCTGACGAAGGCCGATCTCGTCGAGCCGGATTGGCTGGAGATGGTGCAGGCCGATCTGAAACGGTTCCTGGTCGGGACCTTTCTTGAGGACGCGCCGGTTGTGGCGGTGTCCGCTGTTACCGGGCAAGGGCTCCCGCAGTTGCGGGCGGTGTTGCACGATGCGGCCGACGCGATCGAGCCGAAGCGCCATGACGGGATCTTCCGTCTGCCGATCGACCGGGTCTTTACCATCAAGGGATTTGGCACGGTGGTGACCGGCACCCTCTGGTCCGGGACCGTGCGGGTCGGCAACGAGGTGGTCGTCCTGCCTGCAGGGCTGCGTTCGCGAGTCCGGCGGCTCCAGGTCCATGGCCAAACGGTGGAACAGGCCTGGGCCGGGCAGCGGATCGCCGTTAACCTGCCCGGTCTCGATGTGGATCAACTTGACCGAGGCAATCTCTTGGCGTTTCCTGGTACGCTCACGCCGAGTATGGCCTTCGACGTGTCGTTAGCCCTGCTGAAGGACGCCCCCCGTGCCTTGCGGAACCGGACGAGGGTCCGGTTCCACTTGGGAACGAGCGAGATCCTGTCCCGTGTCGTACTGCTGGATCGTGAGGAACTGAATCCTGGCGAAGAGACGTTCGCCCACGTGCGACTGGAGGAAATGGCTACGGGATTGGCCGGCGACCGGTACGTGGTCCGAAGCTACTCGCCTGCCCTGACGATCGGCGGTGGGAGCATCCTCGACCCGAACCCTCCCGTGCGGCGGCGGGCCAAGGCATCGTTGCTCGAACACCTCAAGGTCCTGCAGGCCGGCACATCGGGTCAGCAGATCGAGCGCCTGCTGCTGCAAGCCGGTTCGGTGCCGATGACGTTGGATACGCTCAGGGTCTCAGCCGGCCTGGATGAGACCACGCTGCGGCGAGAGATCACGTGCCTCGTAGAGGGCGACGTGGCTGTAGCGTTGGGCGCAAAAGGTGATCTCGGATACGTTCACCGGCTGAGCTATGATCGCCTGGCGGCGGAGATCCTTTCCCGTCTGGAGGAGTTCCACAGGCAAGAACCCCTCAAGGATGGGCTGCCGAAGGAAGAGTTACGATCCAAGCTGCGTCACGTTGGGCCGGTCCTGTTCGCTCGCCTGTTGCAGGGTCTCGTGGAGACGCAGCGAATCGCCATCGACCGGGAGAAGGTGCGGCATTTTTTGCACCGTCCTACTCTTTCAGCTT
This region includes:
- a CDS encoding N-6 DNA methylase; this translates as MSNETFKDIEKLESDLWEAADNLRANSKLTSSDYFMPVLGVIFLRHAANRFDTAHRQIEADQASGKMPKRKVLPADYIARRALYLPENTRYDWIMQQAAVSGSDLPKLITEAMTAIEAEFEPLQGVLPKDYGIFETKVLEDLMRLFNSEQIKQATGDVFGRIYEYFLAKFSIQKAHDNGEFFTPSSIVQTIVNVIEPGHGIVIDIASGSAGMFVQSSHFIEHEGGDTAKKVVFYGQEKNRDTIRIAKMNLAVHGLEGKIAEAITYYQDEHNLAGKCDFVMANPPFNVDLVDAERIKTDPRLPFGLPGVNKQKKVSNGNYLWISYFWSYLNEKGRAGFVMSSQASSAGHGEKEVRRKIVETGDVDVMISIRSNFFYTRTVPCELWFFDRAKSSLPSPPLRERARVRGPDTVLMLDARNVYRKVTRKIYDFSPEQMRNLSAIVWLYRGQRERFLGLVKDYLRQVCIESAAIPPVLTAFDATLTDLRQRFEPLAKAVAKYADLDVAKKQTLADALTELREAVALYEADRAKLLAALDSFVFRHSGEICPGTSSAGSGNPETVSEVKENHWIPGQARNDEEEANDVIRENDKQHAARHAFDPNADAIRGLVKQVDLLYKLTARVADLGAEIPLAPVNGGEGRGEGLAYDRRATGRLVKQLDEERKAAVEQLKHAVYFHRQVAWLQDRFPKAELEAVPGLVKLVDRKEIEAADWSLTPGRYVGVAPPEEDEDFDFEQTLRDIHTELADLNKEAVELAAKIQVNFEELGA
- the selB gene encoding selenocysteine-specific translation elongation factor is translated as MTKHVIIGTAGHIDHGKTALVKALTGIDTDRLKEEKERGISIELGFANLALSDDLQLGIVDVPGHERFVKTMLAGVGGIDLVVLVIGADEGVMPQTREHLHICELLQVKRGVVALTKADLVEPDWLEMVQADLKRFLVGTFLEDAPVVAVSAVTGQGLPQLRAVLHDAADAIEPKRHDGIFRLPIDRVFTIKGFGTVVTGTLWSGTVRVGNEVVVLPAGLRSRVRRLQVHGQTVEQAWAGQRIAVNLPGLDVDQLDRGNLLAFPGTLTPSMAFDVSLALLKDAPRALRNRTRVRFHLGTSEILSRVVLLDREELNPGEETFAHVRLEEMATGLAGDRYVVRSYSPALTIGGGSILDPNPPVRRRAKASLLEHLKVLQAGTSGQQIERLLLQAGSVPMTLDTLRVSAGLDETTLRREITCLVEGDVAVALGAKGDLGYVHRLSYDRLAAEILSRLEEFHRQEPLKDGLPKEELRSKLRHVGPVLFARLLQGLVETQRIAIDREKVRHFLHRPTLSASEQAIKDRLAAIYQKAGLQPPDLESALTQAGADSKTGITIFRRLADEATVVKIKDNLYLHHDHYRRAKEMLLNHFTLHAAITVQQFKELLGVSRKFAIPFLEHFDSARLTRRHNDERVLYV